ATTATCATCGGTGCTGGCAATCTTGGGATGGCTCTTTTACGCTACCGTGGCTTTGAAAAAGAGGGCATCCACATCAAAGCCGCCTTTGACATTCTCCAGGAAAAAATCGTGAAAAACCCGGGACTTCCTCTTTACCCCATGAGTGAGTTAGAAACCTTTGTGAAACAACACAATATCAAGGTAGCCATCATGGCTGTTCCTGAACATGCCGCTCAAGGAGTTCTTGATCAACTTATCAATGCTGGAATCGTAGGTATATTAAACTTCGCCCCTGTGAGACTCAGACCCACCAAAACATGTTATATTAACAACGTCAACCTGGAAAACGAACTCGAAAAAGTCATCTATTTCGCCCGTGTCCTGGAAACAGGACAAACTAATGGGGTAGACCTGGAGGAAAACGAT
This sequence is a window from Thermospira aquatica. Protein-coding genes within it:
- a CDS encoding redox-sensing transcriptional repressor Rex, translated to MAEKKKSITRLILYNKALTRLKQLGFHKVFSDNLADATGINPAQIRKDFSLFNISGSKKGGYIIDEILPRIQEILSKDKPQEVIIIGAGNLGMALLRYRGFEKEGIHIKAAFDILQEKIVKNPGLPLYPMSELETFVKQHNIKVAIMAVPEHAAQGVLDQLINAGIVGILNFAPVRLRPTKTCYINNVNLENELEKVIYFARVLETGQTNGVDLEENDSCE